One Natrinema longum genomic window carries:
- a CDS encoding PH domain-containing protein, giving the protein MAFGSTPDWFHIGDDESIVWESRPHPITMGTRLPVGIGIALAGLLVAGWSGTGGVGLLTILGVLTTVAGTSLAFARYLAWTNTRYVITSTELYKKRGIVSRDVTQFRLERVQNTSLRQTGIGRLLGYGDLTVYTAGSGDPELTFERVPKPERASSRLSDQLETVANDGAAV; this is encoded by the coding sequence ATGGCTTTCGGCTCGACGCCCGACTGGTTCCACATCGGCGACGACGAGAGCATCGTCTGGGAGAGCCGTCCCCATCCGATCACGATGGGCACCAGGCTCCCGGTCGGGATCGGAATCGCGCTCGCGGGCCTTCTCGTCGCCGGCTGGAGCGGGACCGGCGGCGTCGGGCTCCTGACGATCCTCGGCGTCCTCACGACGGTCGCCGGCACGAGTCTCGCCTTCGCCCGCTACCTCGCCTGGACGAACACCCGCTACGTCATCACCTCCACGGAACTGTACAAGAAACGCGGGATCGTCTCGCGGGACGTCACCCAGTTCCGACTCGAGCGCGTCCAGAACACCAGCCTGCGTCAGACCGGGATCGGACGGCTGCTGGGATATGGCGATCTGACGGTCTACACCGCCGGCTCCGGCGACCCGGAGCTGACCTTCGAGCGAGTCCCCAAACCGGAGCGGGCAAGCAGTCGGCTCAGCGACCAACTCGAGACCGTCGCGAACGACGGAGCGGCCGTCTGA
- a CDS encoding DJ-1/PfpI family protein — protein MSETTAEIVLFDGFDELDAIGPYEVLQNGAQAGAPLETRLVTLAETDRVTASHGLRVEPDGILGEPDLLIVPGGGWTTDDEGVRAAVDDGRLPAAVGERSETGTTIASVCTGAMVLAAAGVLEGRPAITHQVGIDDLEVAAGSVVDARVVDDGDVLTAGGVTAGIDLALWMLEREFGAEIAAAVETEMEHERRGEVVR, from the coding sequence ATGAGCGAGACGACCGCGGAAATCGTGCTGTTCGATGGCTTCGACGAACTCGATGCGATCGGCCCCTACGAAGTCCTCCAGAACGGGGCCCAGGCCGGCGCGCCCCTCGAGACGCGGCTGGTCACGCTCGCGGAGACCGATCGCGTGACCGCGAGTCACGGGCTCCGCGTCGAACCCGACGGGATCCTCGGCGAGCCCGATCTGTTGATCGTCCCCGGCGGCGGGTGGACGACCGACGACGAGGGAGTCCGGGCCGCCGTCGACGACGGCCGCCTGCCGGCGGCCGTCGGCGAGCGGTCGGAGACCGGCACGACGATCGCGTCCGTCTGTACCGGGGCGATGGTGCTGGCGGCGGCGGGCGTTCTCGAGGGGCGACCCGCGATCACGCATCAGGTCGGCATCGACGACCTCGAGGTGGCGGCCGGGTCCGTGGTCGACGCGCGCGTGGTGGACGACGGCGACGTCCTCACCGCAGGCGGCGTCACCGCGGGGATCGATCTGGCGCTGTGGATGCTCGAGCGCGAATTCGGCGCGGAAATCGCCGCGGCGGTCGAAACGGAGATGGAACACGAGCGACGCGGCGAGGTCGTCCGCTGA
- a CDS encoding DEAD/DEAH box helicase, protein MEVAEVLPEFADAFAFEEFNRMQREALPALLESEDNVVASAPTASGKTALAELAICKSLAEGGTALFIAPMRALTNEKEDDWDRFEELEYSVYVVTGERDLNPRRARRADILVMTPEKLDSATRKHDSRRYDFVTDIDVCVIDEVHLLDADRRGSVLEVTISRLRRLCDPRIVALSATMPNIDDVAAWLDAPEETTFEFGEEYRPVELNAGVKTYTHGDNSFADKYRRLYRALDLAEPHLREDGQSLVFVSSRQDTVQAAKKARDEIAERDIPMGARGDYDFHTESKDEIDDATLRKSVLDGVAFHHAGLSKNDRDLVEEWFKEGHIELLFSTSTLAWGVNLPARCVVIRDTKHHDPLEGEVDMSPLDVLQMLGRAGRPGYDDVGYGWVVCDNAEADKYRRLLRDGKEIESRLAESLETHLNAEIAMGTITDLEDVMDWLETTFYYVRGQSRPDDYDFPNLRQRVRDCLEGLVDRGFVETGEDLSIEATPRGVLTSKYYLRLDTAARFAELCDRVGSGGDAGGTGTEELTTGAVLRAVATAAEFDSVSARQDERDAIDAVLVGEETDDLEAGQRKVLAILRSGASGTTPSELRSDAWVIRQNATRLLSALGAFLDRFVGPHAANLARRIEARIENGVAEDAVGLTAIDGVGAGRASKLATEGLSTPGDVVDAGVEGLVDAGLTEGVAERVSKSARSLPAIELEWGQFPETVATGENEVREVTVRNVGEPARAGIRVTVNGVEMTSTNTYLRDAETVPVGVFGADAEELEFTVSVAFPEEPLLPIDASRTVRVR, encoded by the coding sequence ATGGAGGTCGCCGAGGTTCTCCCCGAATTCGCCGACGCCTTCGCCTTCGAGGAGTTCAACCGCATGCAACGCGAGGCACTGCCGGCACTGCTCGAGTCCGAGGACAACGTGGTCGCGAGCGCGCCGACGGCCTCGGGGAAGACGGCGCTTGCAGAACTGGCGATCTGTAAGTCCCTCGCCGAGGGGGGTACTGCGCTCTTTATCGCCCCGATGCGTGCGCTCACGAACGAGAAGGAAGACGACTGGGACCGCTTCGAGGAACTGGAGTACTCGGTCTACGTCGTCACCGGCGAGCGCGACCTGAATCCTCGTCGCGCGCGCCGGGCGGACATCCTCGTGATGACCCCCGAAAAGCTCGACTCGGCGACCCGGAAACACGACTCGCGACGGTACGATTTCGTCACGGACATCGACGTCTGCGTCATCGACGAGGTCCACCTGCTGGATGCGGATCGACGAGGGTCGGTACTCGAGGTGACGATCTCCCGCCTGCGCCGACTTTGCGATCCCCGCATCGTCGCGCTCTCGGCGACGATGCCCAACATCGACGACGTGGCGGCGTGGCTGGACGCCCCCGAGGAGACGACCTTCGAGTTCGGCGAGGAGTACCGGCCCGTCGAACTCAACGCCGGCGTCAAGACCTACACCCACGGCGACAACTCCTTCGCGGACAAGTACCGCCGCCTCTACCGGGCGCTGGACCTCGCGGAGCCACACCTCCGGGAGGACGGCCAGTCGCTCGTCTTCGTCTCCTCCCGGCAGGACACCGTCCAGGCCGCCAAGAAGGCTCGCGACGAGATCGCCGAACGGGATATTCCGATGGGGGCTCGCGGCGACTACGATTTCCACACCGAATCGAAAGACGAGATCGACGACGCCACCCTCCGCAAGTCGGTGCTCGACGGCGTCGCCTTCCACCACGCGGGGCTCTCGAAGAACGACCGCGACCTCGTCGAGGAGTGGTTCAAAGAGGGCCACATCGAACTGCTCTTCTCGACCTCGACGCTGGCCTGGGGCGTCAACCTGCCCGCTCGCTGTGTGGTGATCCGGGACACGAAACACCACGACCCCCTCGAGGGCGAAGTCGACATGAGTCCCCTCGACGTGCTCCAGATGCTCGGCCGGGCCGGTCGACCGGGCTACGACGACGTCGGCTACGGCTGGGTCGTCTGCGACAACGCCGAGGCGGACAAGTATCGACGGCTGCTCCGCGATGGGAAAGAAATCGAGTCCCGCCTCGCGGAGAGCCTCGAGACGCACCTCAACGCCGAGATCGCGATGGGGACGATCACCGACCTCGAGGACGTGATGGACTGGCTCGAGACGACCTTCTACTACGTCCGCGGCCAGTCCAGACCCGACGACTACGACTTCCCGAACCTGCGACAGCGGGTCCGGGACTGTCTCGAGGGGTTAGTCGACCGCGGGTTCGTCGAGACGGGTGAGGACCTCTCGATCGAGGCGACGCCCCGGGGCGTGTTGACCTCGAAGTACTACCTCCGGCTCGACACCGCGGCCCGCTTTGCGGAGCTGTGCGATCGGGTCGGGAGCGGCGGAGACGCCGGCGGAACCGGGACCGAGGAGTTGACGACCGGTGCCGTCCTCCGGGCGGTCGCGACCGCCGCGGAGTTCGACTCCGTCTCGGCACGCCAGGACGAACGCGACGCGATCGACGCCGTGCTGGTCGGCGAGGAGACCGACGACCTCGAGGCGGGCCAACGGAAGGTGCTCGCGATTCTCCGGAGCGGGGCCAGCGGGACGACGCCCTCGGAACTCCGCAGCGACGCCTGGGTCATTCGGCAGAACGCGACGCGACTCCTCTCGGCGCTCGGTGCCTTCCTCGATCGCTTCGTCGGCCCACACGCCGCGAACCTCGCGCGCCGAATCGAGGCCCGCATCGAGAACGGCGTCGCCGAGGACGCGGTCGGGCTGACGGCCATCGACGGCGTCGGGGCCGGCCGAGCGAGCAAGCTCGCGACGGAGGGGCTGTCGACCCCCGGTGACGTCGTCGACGCGGGCGTCGAGGGGCTCGTCGACGCGGGGCTGACCGAAGGCGTCGCCGAGCGCGTCTCCAAGAGCGCCCGGTCGCTCCCCGCGATCGAACTCGAGTGGGGCCAGTTCCCCGAGACCGTCGCGACGGGCGAGAACGAGGTCCGTGAGGTCACGGTCCGAAACGTCGGCGAACCGGCTCGCGCCGGCATCCGAGTGACGGTCAACGGCGTGGAGATGACGAGCACGAACACCTACCTGCGCGACGCGGAGACCGTCCCGGTCGGCGTCTTCGGCGCGGACGCCGAGGAACTCGAGTTTACCGTCAGCGTGGCCTTCCCCGAGGAGCCACTGCTCCCGATCGACGCGAGTCGGACGGTTCGAGTTCGATAG
- a CDS encoding HAD family hydrolase: MTAVLFDMDGVLVDSEDYWVEFQREEIFPAAVPDQDVEIAETSGMNFREIYDYLDAEYGAAISREEFLRRFNTAAEEIYTDRAESLDGLHDLLVELDDRGVSTALVSSSPHEWIDMVLERFDLEGAFDHVISADDIDAASKPAPDVFEYAAAEVGVPAEECLVVEDSENGIEAAARAGAFVVAYRVAAHGDIDRSSAAEVVASPAELRDRVLALTAQ; the protein is encoded by the coding sequence ATGACCGCTGTGTTGTTCGATATGGACGGCGTGCTGGTCGACAGCGAGGACTACTGGGTCGAGTTCCAGCGCGAGGAGATCTTCCCGGCGGCCGTCCCCGATCAGGACGTCGAGATCGCCGAGACGAGCGGGATGAACTTCCGCGAGATCTACGACTATCTCGACGCGGAGTACGGGGCTGCCATCTCCCGCGAGGAGTTCCTCCGGCGCTTCAATACGGCTGCCGAGGAGATCTACACCGACCGCGCCGAGTCGCTCGATGGCCTCCACGACCTCCTCGTGGAACTCGACGACCGTGGCGTCTCCACCGCGCTCGTTTCGTCCTCGCCCCACGAGTGGATCGACATGGTCCTCGAGCGCTTCGACCTCGAGGGCGCGTTCGATCACGTCATCAGCGCCGACGATATCGACGCGGCGAGCAAGCCCGCGCCGGACGTCTTCGAGTACGCGGCCGCCGAGGTCGGAGTCCCGGCCGAGGAGTGTCTCGTCGTCGAGGACTCCGAAAACGGGATCGAGGCGGCCGCCCGAGCGGGCGCGTTCGTCGTCGCCTATCGAGTCGCCGCCCACGGCGACATCGACCGCTCGTCTGCGGCCGAGGTCGTCGCTTCGCCCGCGGAACTCCGAGACCGCGTCCTCGCGTTGACGGCGCAGTAG